ATAGGCTCAGACGGGCGATGGCGCCGCGCAGTGTGAGACGCAGTTGGTTATTGATGATGACTTTCTTGAGCTTATCCTTGCCATCCGCGTGTTCTACCTCGCCGCTGAGCACATCACTCAGCTCGAACGCTTCGCCCCGCGGTTGGGCGATGAATAGCCTCCTGTCGCTGGCACGGTAATGCAGTTCGTCTTGGAGCAGGGCCCTGAGGGTCGGCAGGGTACGCGGATCATTTAAACCTTGCAGTTTTTCGATAGCCTCGGCTTTCTTGATGAAGCTTGCGTCTTTTAACAGCTCTAGCGCGGCAGCGAACGGGTCCTCCTGCACAGCGGCGAGCGCACACGGCGAAAGTGAGAGCCAGGCGTTGAGGATCCATGGAAGGATCGCTGATACGCGAGGCAGGTGCTTGATGATAAGAACACGCGCGCGGGGTGTGCTGCATCCACCCCCGCGCGTACGCAGGCTCCTCAGTAAACTTGGCCGGAGCACTTCTTGGTTTTGGTGTTATAGTTTCCGCAGGTGATGGGCGGCGTCCAATCGGCGGTGATGTCCTTGCTCCCCTGGAGGAAATCCGACCAGGCATCGCCTTCGACCGGGCCCTCGGTCTGCCACACGGTGGCGAATTGGCCATCCCCCTGGACCTCGCCGATCAGCACCGGTTTGGTCAGGTGATGGTTTTTCAACATCACCGCTTTTCCGCCCGTGAGGTTCGGCACCTCGATCCCGATGATCGCCCTGGCCACGGCGTCAGTATCCGTGGTGCCGGCCTTCTCGACGGCCTTGACCCACATCTCGAAGCCGATGTAATGGGCCTCCATCGGATCGTTCGTGACCCGCTTCGGGTTCTTGATGAAGGCATGCCACTTCTTTATGAACTCCTGGTTTTCCGGGGTATCCACGCTCATGAAATAGTTCCAGGCCGCGAGATGGCCGACCAGAGGTTTGGTATCGATGCCCGAGAGCTCTTCCTCGCCGACCGAGAAGGCGACCACCGGGATGTCGGCTGCCGAGACCTTCTGATTGCCGAGCTCCTTGTAGAACGGTACGTTAGCGTCGCCGTTGATGGTCGAGACCACGGCTGTCTTCTTGCCTTGCGATCCGAACTTCTTGATCTCGGCGACGATGCTCTGCCAGTCGGAATGGCCGAAGGGCGTGTAGTTGATCATGAGATCCGCGTCCTTGACGCCCTTGGCTCTAAGATAGGCCTCGAGGATCTTGTTGGTCGTGCGCGGATAGACGTAGTCGGTCCCAGCCAGCACCCAGCGTTTCACCTCGATGTCGTTCATCAAGTAATCGACCGCGGGTATCGCCTGCTGGTTGGGCGCGGCGCCGGTGTAGAACACGTTCTTTGAGGACTCCTCGCCTTCGTACTGCACCGGGTAGAACAGCAGGCCGTTCAGCTCCTCGAAAACCGGTAGCACGGACTTGCGGGACACCGAGGTCCAACAGCCGAATACGACCGCCACCTTCTCCTTTTGGATGAGCTCGCGGGCCTTTTCGGCGAACAAGGGCCAGTTCGACGCCGGGTCCACCACCACCGCCTCGAGCTTCTTGCCCAATAAGCCGCCTTTCTTGTTTTGCTCATCGATCATCATGAGCACGGTGTCTTTGAGTGTGGTCTCACTGATCGCCATGGTCCCCGAGAGCGAGTGCAGCACCCCGACCTTGATCGTGCCCTCGAGCCCCGCCGCGCCTGCCACGGCCTTCTTGCCGGCCACGGCTTCCAGGGCCTTCTTTGTCTCGTCCATCGCCCCTGCCGAAGTGTGCTGAACGGATGTCAGCCACGTGCAGGCAACGAGGACGGTCAAATAACAAACCTTGTGATTGAGCTTTGTAAACATAGCCTTCCCCCTTGCGGATTATAGTTGAATTTGGAGGCCGAGCTTGACGGCGCTGACCTCGTCTTCGCGCACGCCGGGGCTATAGTCGAGCCCCTCGGTCGCGATGTCCCCGTGCTCGTAGAACAAGGAGACGCGGGCATTGTGGCCGTCGATGACATAGTTGACGCCAGCCTCGATCTCGTCGCGCTCCGAGCTATTCTGGGGGTCGACATTGGTGTAGCGCACGTAGGGCTGGAATTGGCCGATCAAGACCTTCTGCGGGAACAGATAAAGCACCGTCGCCGTGTAGGAATCACCCTCGAACATGCAGAAGCACGTGGGGTCGGAGAGAGTCGCGAAGCTGATATCCTCGAGGTTGAAGTACTTGTACTCGCCCTCCAGCGTGAACACGCCCTCGTTCGGCAGGACCTTCTCGAACAGCAAATCGACGCTGGTCCCGAAGAAATCGGCGGGATCGACTATCGTTCCGGCCCCGTCCTCCTGATACTGGAAGGCCGCGGCGAGGGTGAGGATGTCCCCGGCCTTCCCGTAGTAGGTGCTGCTCGTGTAGTAGCCCGGGTTCTCTTCGATGTTGAGGAAATTGAAGCTCAGCCGCCCGGCATAGAGCAGGTTGTCATCCTGGTTAGCGCGCGAGTCGTCGAGCCCGTCGAACACCCCGGCC
This is a stretch of genomic DNA from Pseudomonadota bacterium. It encodes these proteins:
- the urtA gene encoding urea ABC transporter substrate-binding protein; this translates as MDETKKALEAVAGKKAVAGAAGLEGTIKVGVLHSLSGTMAISETTLKDTVLMMIDEQNKKGGLLGKKLEAVVVDPASNWPLFAEKARELIQKEKVAVVFGCWTSVSRKSVLPVFEELNGLLFYPVQYEGEESSKNVFYTGAAPNQQAIPAVDYLMNDIEVKRWVLAGTDYVYPRTTNKILEAYLRAKGVKDADLMINYTPFGHSDWQSIVAEIKKFGSQGKKTAVVSTINGDANVPFYKELGNQKVSAADIPVVAFSVGEEELSGIDTKPLVGHLAAWNYFMSVDTPENQEFIKKWHAFIKNPKRVTNDPMEAHYIGFEMWVKAVEKAGTTDTDAVARAIIGIEVPNLTGGKAVMLKNHHLTKPVLIGEVQGDGQFATVWQTEGPVEGDAWSDFLQGSKDITADWTPPITCGNYNTKTKKCSGQVY